In the Hemitrygon akajei chromosome 7, sHemAka1.3, whole genome shotgun sequence genome, one interval contains:
- the LOC140730039 gene encoding histone H3 — protein sequence MARTKQTARKSTGGKAPRKQLATKAARKSAPATGGVKKPHRYRPGTVALREIRRYQKSTELLIRKLPFQRLVREIAQDFKTDLRFQSSAVMALQEASEAYLVGLFEDTNLCAIHAKRVTIMPKDIQLARRIRGERA from the coding sequence ATGGCCCGGACCAAGCAAACAGCGCGCAAATCCACCGGAGGGAAAGCTCCCCGCAAACAACTGGCCACCAAAGCGGCGCGGAAAAGCGCCCCAGCCACGGGCGGAGTGAAGAAGCCCCATCGCTACCGGCCCGGCACCGTGGCTCTGAGGGAGATCCGGCGCTACCAGAAATCCACCGAGCTGCTCATCCGCAAACTGCCCTTCCAGCGCCTGGTGCGGGAAATCGCTCAGGACTTCAAGACCGACCTGCGCTTCCAGAGCTCGGCCGTCATGGCCCTGCAGGAGGCCAGTGAAGCTTACCTGGTGGGGCTGTTTGAGGACACCAACCTGTGCGCCATCCACGCCAAGCGAGTCACCATCATGCCCAAGGACATCCAGCTGGCCCGCCGCATCCGTGGGGAGCGCGCCTGA